A window from Sphingobacterium hotanense encodes these proteins:
- a CDS encoding GNAT family N-acetyltransferase, which translates to MAIEFTDISDQKLLLKRLTEKDAIAFHSLYFQKDGQQSEKVESKKNSRAAFEFTENIISQCNDIFTIRTTVNPEKIIGDCALHHWDKLRNEIEIGGSLLPDYWGKGLMATAFLLLIPYPQREYAINKVVANTTAENINALKFAEKLGFRITGTMENKVLLEKDLLDFLAN; encoded by the coding sequence ATGGCCATTGAATTTACTGATATAAGCGACCAAAAGCTACTATTAAAACGGCTAACTGAAAAAGATGCTATTGCATTTCACAGTTTGTATTTCCAAAAAGACGGGCAGCAAAGTGAAAAAGTCGAATCAAAGAAGAACAGCAGAGCTGCTTTCGAGTTTACTGAAAATATCATTTCACAATGCAATGATATTTTCACAATACGCACCACCGTAAACCCAGAAAAAATCATCGGAGATTGCGCATTGCACCATTGGGACAAACTGAGGAACGAAATTGAAATCGGCGGCTCCCTTCTTCCCGACTATTGGGGAAAAGGTTTGATGGCAACAGCCTTTCTCTTATTGATCCCCTATCCACAGCGGGAATATGCAATAAACAAAGTCGTAGCGAATACAACCGCTGAAAATATAAACGCATTAAAATTCGCCGAAAAACTAGGTTTCAGAATAACAGGAACTATGGAAAACAAGGTACTGTTAGAAAAAGATTTATTAGATTTTTTGGCGAATTGA
- a CDS encoding nuclear transport factor 2 family protein: MTKREEIIKNYVDGYNAFDIDKMVRDFNEAIIFKNITNDEVTIVLNGIEAFRKQADQAKSYFESRLQTIKSFKHKGDTTKIEIDYIATLASDLPNGLKKGEQIDLSGRSIFKFSEDQIVELIDIA, from the coding sequence ATGACAAAACGTGAAGAAATTATAAAAAATTATGTTGACGGCTATAATGCATTCGACATTGACAAGATGGTCCGGGATTTTAACGAAGCTATCATTTTTAAAAACATCACTAATGATGAGGTTACGATAGTGTTAAACGGGATTGAAGCGTTTAGAAAACAAGCTGACCAGGCAAAATCCTATTTTGAAAGCCGGCTGCAAACCATAAAATCTTTCAAGCATAAGGGCGACACCACCAAAATTGAAATAGATTACATTGCAACTTTAGCTTCTGATCTTCCCAACGGATTAAAAAAAGGCGAGCAAATTGATTTAAGCGGAAGATCCATATTCAAGTTTTCTGAGGATCAAATTGTTGAGTTAATCGATATAGCTTAG
- a CDS encoding DUF4180 domain-containing protein, which produces MTIETHHTNSLKIAEIISDEIILRSVEDGLDLLGDLYYQGFDKILIHEKNITPDFFDLKTKIAGEILQKFAQYRMLLIIIGDFSKCETQSLTDFIYESNKGRQINFVGSLSEAIKR; this is translated from the coding sequence ATGACAATTGAAACACACCATACCAACAGTTTAAAAATAGCTGAAATTATTTCTGACGAAATTATTTTAAGATCTGTCGAAGACGGATTGGATCTATTGGGCGATCTATACTATCAGGGATTTGATAAGATTCTTATTCATGAAAAAAACATTACGCCCGATTTTTTTGATTTAAAAACCAAAATTGCAGGTGAGATACTCCAAAAATTTGCTCAGTACCGAATGCTTTTAATCATTATAGGTGATTTTTCAAAATGTGAAACCCAAAGTTTAACGGACTTCATTTATGAAAGCAACAAAGGCCGACAGATCAATTTCGTTGGCTCTCTGTCGGAAGCAATAAAACGATAA
- a CDS encoding dihydrofolate reductase family protein encodes MRKVIAAINTTLDAVCDHTAGIPDDEIHQHYTDLLRHADAILFGKVTYQLMEFWRTLVEKPSGEKSMDDFAAVIDNIPKIVFSRTLESVNWKSARLADQNIEKVILELKQQPGNDILIGSRSLILQLMKLDLIDQYQLCIHPMVAGGGLPLFEDIDRTVFKLNKTKIFGNGAVMLYYEPTTKSATNGQ; translated from the coding sequence ATGAGAAAAGTAATTGCAGCAATCAACACCACACTAGACGCGGTTTGCGACCATACCGCAGGAATTCCTGATGATGAAATACATCAACATTACACAGATTTACTGCGCCATGCGGATGCTATTCTGTTTGGGAAGGTAACGTATCAGCTTATGGAATTTTGGCGGACTTTAGTTGAAAAACCCTCCGGCGAAAAATCAATGGACGACTTTGCCGCGGTTATAGATAATATCCCAAAAATTGTTTTTTCCCGAACCCTCGAAAGCGTAAACTGGAAAAGTGCAAGGTTGGCAGATCAGAATATAGAAAAAGTGATATTAGAGCTTAAACAGCAACCGGGGAACGACATCCTTATTGGTAGCCGAAGCCTGATTTTACAACTGATGAAACTTGATTTGATTGACCAATACCAGCTCTGTATTCACCCTATGGTGGCAGGAGGCGGTTTGCCGTTGTTTGAAGACATAGACAGAACTGTTTTTAAGCTCAATAAAACAAAAATATTCGGCAATGGAGCCGTAATGCTTTACTATGAACCGACAACGAAAAGCGCTACAAATGGCCAATGA
- a CDS encoding Crp/Fnr family transcriptional regulator: MSEKLQSVLKMFSDFDENELVRILSSFKRKSVSKNDVLLHEGSICKEFYFVKTGCVRIFFVDKNGHEKTRYIMLDNHIGTALTSFISQKPSVEMIEALEDTELLAISHADFYRLNSQMDNWRNFYQRILEMAYSFQNRKIEQRVTLTAKQRYEIILNENPALVQQVSNKILASYLDIREETLSRLKSK, encoded by the coding sequence ATGTCAGAGAAGTTACAATCAGTGCTCAAAATGTTTTCCGACTTTGACGAAAACGAGCTGGTTAGAATATTAAGTTCTTTTAAGCGAAAATCCGTCAGCAAAAATGATGTTTTATTGCATGAGGGAAGTATTTGTAAAGAGTTTTACTTTGTGAAAACCGGTTGTGTCCGTATATTTTTTGTAGATAAAAACGGGCATGAAAAGACAAGATACATTATGCTCGATAATCATATTGGAACAGCTTTAACAAGTTTCATTTCTCAAAAGCCCTCCGTAGAAATGATAGAAGCTCTTGAAGATACCGAGCTTTTAGCAATCAGTCATGCGGATTTTTATCGTCTGAATAGCCAAATGGATAATTGGAGAAATTTTTATCAGCGAATTTTGGAAATGGCTTATTCGTTTCAAAACAGGAAAATTGAGCAAAGGGTAACCCTAACAGCGAAGCAACGATATGAAATTATTTTGAATGAAAATCCTGCTTTAGTTCAACAGGTATCCAACAAGATATTGGCGTCTTATCTGGATATCCGGGAAGAAACTTTAAGTAGGCTTAAATCAAAATAG
- a CDS encoding DUF1761 domain-containing protein yields the protein MLAKLTLLLNLSQYKDTLKLVFLLWISFHAVGMVGAILWDHMQWQLGAVHAGDWLMKMTFMGIVLTKWLNKKSISLKNQ from the coding sequence ATGCTGGCGAAATTAACTCTGCTATTGAATTTATCACAATATAAAGACACCTTAAAGCTGGTTTTTCTATTGTGGATTTCCTTCCATGCTGTTGGAATGGTGGGAGCAATTTTATGGGATCACATGCAATGGCAGCTAGGTGCTGTCCATGCTGGCGACTGGTTAATGAAAATGACATTCATGGGAATTGTGTTGACCAAATGGCTTAATAAAAAATCAATATCATTAAAAAATCAATAA
- a CDS encoding YciI family protein — MKEFVLLFRMDIKSAEAQPSKEQMEIYMKQWMVWINDIAEKGMLADGGNHFSREGRVLKPNDRVIHQPYIADDVSVAGYIIILAENLDEATKIARKCPILNGQNTSVEIRETAKPGE, encoded by the coding sequence ATGAAAGAATTTGTTTTATTGTTCCGAATGGACATAAAGAGCGCAGAAGCACAACCCTCCAAAGAGCAAATGGAAATCTACATGAAACAGTGGATGGTGTGGATCAACGATATCGCAGAGAAAGGTATGCTTGCTGATGGTGGAAATCACTTTTCAAGAGAAGGAAGAGTCCTAAAACCCAATGACAGAGTTATTCATCAACCTTATATCGCTGATGATGTATCGGTAGCGGGCTATATAATTATCCTGGCTGAAAACTTAGACGAAGCAACTAAAATAGCTAGAAAATGTCCAATACTAAATGGTCAAAACACAAGTGTTGAAATCAGGGAAACAGCAAAACCCGGCGAATAG
- a CDS encoding glycosyl-4,4'-diaponeurosporenoate acyltransferase CrtO family protein — translation MRNTKKPYKRDILNQIINFFWTALCFTPVFWFWFQEGIDNIYFYVFLGIALLFGALPGKILSKFTLSPDKKVYEKYGIKFIRKFVQNGDIVNSHSKAPGATSIKDKVQAREYLKTLAMYERYHWICLIFFLLTTIYGFFNEHFLFGFSILIANFLYNLIPIFLQQYNKIRIKKIVD, via the coding sequence ATGCGAAATACGAAAAAACCATATAAACGAGATATACTAAATCAGATTATAAATTTTTTCTGGACGGCACTCTGTTTTACGCCTGTATTTTGGTTTTGGTTTCAGGAAGGAATAGACAATATTTACTTTTATGTATTTCTTGGCATAGCGTTACTTTTTGGGGCTCTTCCAGGGAAGATATTAAGTAAGTTTACGTTAAGTCCAGATAAAAAGGTTTATGAAAAATATGGGATAAAATTCATCAGAAAATTTGTTCAAAATGGAGATATTGTGAATTCCCATTCCAAGGCACCCGGAGCTACTTCAATTAAAGATAAAGTTCAGGCGAGGGAATATTTAAAAACCCTTGCCATGTATGAACGTTACCATTGGATCTGTCTGATCTTTTTTCTATTGACGACCATTTATGGATTTTTCAATGAACATTTTCTTTTTGGATTTTCTATTTTAATAGCAAATTTTTTATACAACCTTATTCCAATCTTTTTACAGCAATATAATAAAATCAGAATAAAGAAAATTGTGGATTGA
- a CDS encoding IS3 family transposase, whose product MYNLQQEGYAITKLCSAFGISRSGYYKGSVVRVSRDHFHKEVIAKVRTLRQEQPFIGSKKLYYLLKDFLRTSDFKLGRDGFHRLLRDNDLLIKRKRKYVSTTNSYHRFYTYGNLLRGCVIHRPEQAYVSDITYLRTRQGFVYLFLITDAYSRKIMGWNVSRSLGIEGGIKALKMALRNTKDTKGLIHHSDRGIQYCSKEYTKLLKQKKVSISMTEENHCYGNSLAERVNAQTRCTDFPQIVPVLRNDITSIVQFPENIHRITQVVVIQIRKEGTIMAVDALSLSAKQVQAFDLLIAEALVVSCHEAIKCGDTAANGFRVGSDGIQ is encoded by the coding sequence ATCTATAATCTCCAACAAGAAGGATACGCCATAACTAAGTTATGTTCTGCTTTTGGCATAAGTAGGTCAGGCTATTACAAGGGTTCTGTCGTGCGTGTGTCCAGGGATCATTTTCATAAGGAGGTGATCGCCAAAGTAAGGACGCTCAGGCAGGAACAGCCCTTTATAGGCAGTAAAAAACTGTATTATCTGCTTAAGGACTTTCTGCGCACTTCGGACTTTAAACTGGGCAGGGATGGATTCCACCGGTTACTGCGCGATAATGATCTGTTGATCAAGCGGAAACGGAAATACGTCAGTACCACCAACAGCTATCATCGGTTCTATACCTATGGCAACTTGTTGAGGGGCTGCGTCATACATAGGCCGGAGCAGGCGTACGTATCGGACATTACATACCTGCGGACTCGACAGGGGTTTGTTTATCTTTTCCTGATCACGGATGCCTATTCCAGGAAAATAATGGGATGGAATGTATCTAGGAGCCTTGGGATCGAAGGAGGGATAAAAGCACTTAAAATGGCCTTGAGGAACACCAAGGATACCAAAGGGCTCATTCATCACTCGGACAGGGGGATACAGTATTGTAGCAAGGAATATACGAAACTGCTGAAGCAAAAGAAGGTTTCCATAAGCATGACAGAGGAAAATCACTGCTATGGGAACTCTTTGGCAGAACGGGTGAACGCGCAGACCCGGTGTACGGATTTTCCCCAAATCGTTCCTGTTCTTCGTAACGATATAACGTCCATCGTCCAATTTCCCGAAAACATCCACCGCATAACCCAGGTTGTGGTAATTCAAATCCGTAAAGAAGGGACCATTATGGCAGTTGATGCACTGTCCCTTAGTGCGAAACAGGTGCAAGCCTTCGATCTGCTCATCGCTGAGGCTTTGGTAGTCTCCTGCCACGAAGCGATCAAATGCGGTGATACCGCTGCTAATGGTTTTAGAGTAGGCAGCGATGGCATCCAGTAA
- a CDS encoding transposase yields MKDKTNSRQVSIRYSFGFKQKVVREIEEEGLSYSQARRRYGIKGGQTIQLWLEKFGKNHLLNKTVRIEMKEEKDRIKELEAEVKRLKLALADSVMAKDILQAVIQIADEHYGSDLKKNFGPKSSIISNKKDTP; encoded by the coding sequence ATGAAAGACAAGACAAATTCAAGACAGGTTTCGATTCGGTACAGTTTTGGTTTTAAACAGAAGGTGGTTCGGGAGATTGAAGAAGAAGGGTTGAGCTATTCCCAGGCTCGACGGCGGTATGGGATAAAGGGCGGCCAGACTATTCAGCTATGGCTTGAGAAATTCGGGAAGAATCATTTGTTAAACAAAACCGTACGTATTGAGATGAAAGAGGAAAAGGACAGGATAAAGGAGTTAGAGGCCGAGGTAAAGCGTTTAAAACTAGCTTTGGCGGATAGTGTGATGGCCAAGGATATTCTTCAGGCTGTTATTCAGATTGCGGATGAGCATTACGGGTCAGATCTAAAAAAAAATTTCGGTCCCAAGTCATCTATAATCTCCAACAAGAAGGATACGCCATAA
- a CDS encoding YgaP family membrane protein has translation MRQNIGNIDRGIRVFVAIVIALLFFTERITGTISIVLMVFAGILILTSMMGFCPLYSLLGIKTYKKKNDNPLQGRMNDD, from the coding sequence ATGAGACAAAATATAGGAAACATAGATCGAGGAATACGTGTTTTTGTTGCAATCGTAATTGCCCTACTATTCTTCACCGAACGAATCACCGGAACCATATCAATCGTTCTGATGGTATTTGCTGGAATACTCATATTAACCAGCATGATGGGCTTCTGCCCACTTTACAGCTTATTAGGCATAAAGACATATAAAAAGAAAAATGATAATCCACTACAAGGAAGAATGAATGACGATTAG
- a CDS encoding Crp/Fnr family transcriptional regulator yields the protein MITVKIDFLLQPQLRAEFEREGIRLEFKAGDILVEPHKYIKIVPLVLRGNIRVIRQNEVGQELFIYYIKEGQSCAISLSTMMMDKISNIKAIAEEDIELIGIPSAVARRWYETYPAWRWFVLSTLDFRYDEILSTLDNVAFKKIDERLISYLATKSESLQSNILNITHQEIANELSTSREVISRLLKQLEQRDMLKLFRNKVEIISLV from the coding sequence ATGATTACGGTGAAAATTGACTTCTTACTCCAGCCACAATTGCGGGCGGAGTTTGAGAGGGAGGGTATTCGGCTCGAATTCAAAGCGGGCGACATACTCGTCGAACCTCACAAGTACATCAAAATCGTCCCTCTGGTCCTACGAGGAAACATTCGCGTCATCCGACAGAATGAAGTCGGTCAGGAATTATTTATTTATTACATCAAGGAAGGACAGTCCTGTGCTATTTCGCTATCGACAATGATGATGGATAAAATATCCAATATCAAGGCAATTGCCGAAGAGGATATCGAGCTTATCGGAATCCCCTCCGCGGTTGCCCGACGATGGTATGAAACCTATCCCGCCTGGCGATGGTTTGTATTGAGCACCCTCGACTTCCGCTACGACGAAATACTGAGCACTTTGGACAACGTCGCTTTCAAAAAGATCGACGAACGCCTGATCAGCTACTTAGCAACAAAGTCGGAAAGTCTACAAAGCAATATCCTCAACATCACCCACCAGGAAATTGCCAACGAGCTATCCACCTCCCGCGAGGTGATCTCCCGACTATTGAAGCAACTCGAACAGCGCGACATGCTTAAACTATTTCGTAATAAAGTAGAAATTATTTCCCTTGTGTGA
- a CDS encoding DUF2931 family protein, giving the protein MKINTVNKIYILLALLLACYAGYRTMVFKPWDRYYYFASAMLPASYPVHLRELHFDTENPDDIISINTENTDFYRAKWGEEYYFPETYSSELLPKRLVIQYLDYRSKNFYRDSIALPTAEIRKYFKEAAKTGDMQNIYHYSSNAKGLTFLVGIANAGNIIVWLRTATKDHIISKTKLQPKTPRPEDLYFDGLKDFETYYKEVFRDMRDSLKMQIDAGWDQDAQYVDSLAIPKSIP; this is encoded by the coding sequence ATGAAAATCAATACGGTCAATAAGATTTATATCCTGCTAGCCCTGCTGCTTGCTTGCTATGCTGGCTATAGAACCATGGTCTTCAAGCCTTGGGATCGCTATTACTATTTTGCTAGTGCCATGCTGCCCGCTTCATATCCTGTCCATTTGCGTGAATTGCACTTCGACACCGAAAACCCGGATGACATCATAAGCATCAATACCGAAAACACCGATTTCTACCGGGCAAAATGGGGCGAAGAGTATTATTTCCCGGAAACCTACTCCTCCGAGCTTCTGCCCAAGCGGCTGGTTATTCAATACCTCGATTACCGCTCTAAAAACTTCTATAGAGACAGCATCGCTCTTCCAACGGCCGAAATCCGAAAGTATTTCAAGGAAGCAGCTAAAACGGGAGATATGCAAAACATCTATCATTATAGTAGTAATGCCAAGGGACTCACCTTCCTAGTTGGGATCGCCAATGCCGGTAATATCATTGTATGGCTACGCACGGCGACCAAGGATCACATCATCAGCAAAACCAAACTGCAACCGAAGACCCCGCGTCCGGAGGATCTATATTTTGACGGTTTGAAAGATTTTGAAACCTACTACAAGGAAGTTTTTCGAGATATGCGCGACAGCCTGAAAATGCAGATCGACGCCGGTTGGGATCAGGACGCACAATATGTCGACAGTCTAGCCATCCCTAAAAGCATACCCTAG
- a CDS encoding TolC family protein codes for MRKKMVLSGICCLVAWSSTAIAAQDTLGNSNTLGTIWPQIESSFPGFAAKDAAIAVALQEERALRSRMLPQMKMQAQHSYGTFEGSSGGFFPQPGFFNVSGNAGLRGSELAVNNFGSATVEWDLITFGKQGKEKESARTAVLRTETDKAVYLLNLKKLSSEHYIALLYDESKWRWSAKNAQRLDDIRRITAGLSAAGLRPAADSLLASSSYVQALGEQQRWTGAKEASLIKFLALFQGQSLDYRASLNRFLGLAEPKDGDVVQAMTDHPFLENLAQASTYHQLEAEIHKRSSLPTVRLLGGYAYRSSGIGQDGMVSGAWSDGFKNSTNNVLAGVGLTWNLSSLQTNKYKAEASRQEGEAAKALHEQYKQGMEANLSALHQEIRMQFARLKNSKLAVQHAQDAYQMYLARYKSGLIALSELLQISKLLEEAEQKHIDAAKSYWLLLAEEASLNSNFDFVFNNL; via the coding sequence ATGAGAAAAAAGATGGTACTGAGCGGTATTTGCTGCTTGGTCGCATGGAGCAGTACGGCAATCGCTGCTCAGGATACCTTGGGTAATTCGAATACCCTGGGTACAATTTGGCCACAAATAGAATCGAGTTTTCCGGGCTTTGCGGCGAAGGATGCCGCCATCGCGGTTGCTTTGCAAGAGGAGCGTGCGCTGCGAAGTCGTATGCTACCGCAGATGAAGATGCAGGCGCAGCATAGCTACGGCACGTTTGAGGGCAGCTCTGGAGGTTTTTTCCCGCAACCCGGTTTCTTTAATGTTAGTGGCAATGCGGGCCTTCGTGGAAGTGAGCTGGCGGTGAATAACTTTGGCTCAGCAACAGTCGAGTGGGACCTGATTACTTTTGGAAAACAAGGCAAAGAAAAGGAATCCGCGAGAACGGCTGTTCTGCGTACGGAGACGGATAAGGCTGTTTATCTGTTGAATTTGAAGAAGCTGAGTAGCGAGCATTATATCGCGCTGCTGTACGACGAGTCTAAATGGCGTTGGTCTGCAAAGAACGCGCAGCGATTGGATGATATCCGCAGGATTACGGCAGGTTTATCGGCGGCAGGATTAAGGCCGGCAGCCGATAGTTTGCTGGCATCCTCATCCTATGTGCAAGCACTGGGCGAGCAGCAACGGTGGACTGGTGCGAAGGAGGCTTCGCTGATCAAGTTCTTAGCCTTGTTTCAGGGGCAATCGCTGGACTATCGGGCTTCTTTGAATCGCTTTTTAGGTTTAGCAGAACCAAAGGACGGCGATGTTGTGCAAGCTATGACGGATCATCCTTTTTTGGAAAACTTAGCGCAAGCATCGACCTATCATCAATTGGAGGCCGAAATACATAAGCGTTCTTCTTTGCCTACGGTTCGCTTGTTAGGTGGCTATGCCTATCGAAGTTCTGGAATAGGGCAAGATGGTATGGTATCGGGCGCTTGGTCGGATGGGTTCAAGAACAGCACGAACAATGTGTTGGCGGGCGTAGGCTTAACCTGGAATCTGAGCAGCTTGCAAACGAATAAATATAAGGCCGAAGCGAGCAGACAAGAGGGGGAAGCGGCGAAGGCTTTGCATGAGCAATACAAGCAGGGAATGGAAGCCAACCTATCGGCATTGCATCAGGAAATCAGGATGCAGTTTGCACGCTTAAAGAACAGCAAGCTTGCTGTACAGCATGCCCAAGATGCTTATCAGATGTATCTGGCGCGCTATAAGAGCGGTTTGATCGCTTTAAGCGAACTGCTTCAGATTTCGAAGCTATTGGAGGAAGCCGAGCAGAAGCATATCGATGCAGCAAAATCCTATTGGTTACTCCTGGCCGAGGAAGCGTCGTTGAACAGCAATTTTGATTTCGTCTTTAATAACCTTTAA